In Desulfomonile tiedjei DSM 6799, a genomic segment contains:
- a CDS encoding PAS domain S-box protein, with product MVRSLSTKAYLALALGLLFVVLSVVVVMLVNSSMKRLALNDAEHAAGMLLDHNLAIHSYFSQDLKPRLFHDFSAHFPENYFDPIWMSSTYAVRKVDKYFHQLNKNPYYYKECAINARSPENEADDYEKAFLADLQNDPTLMTKTAIRVFDDKPFFTLLRRGEVMEESCLRCHSSPEKAPGDMVAQYGPERSFHKKIDEVAQAISIRIPLSEAFSSAAAFSSKLSGLLLLAMGSGVFFMWLGHRKLIINPLSEIQEQAVRIASEHEHLGDTIPEPKIRELRDLVAAFNQMSKELQKTYQQQEQTIQERMAELTRTNLRLTQEIIERKTAQEALRNSEERFRKIFEQGPTGIAILDLDFRWVSVNAKLCEMVQYTEEQLTELTLIDITHPDDTEIFFRENKKLLSGEITCNKMAKRCIRKDGKILWINLTESILRDDQGKPLYFLIMLEDISHRKMVEEALIESEEKYRRLHETLIDAFVCVDMKGRILETNQAYQNMLGYSEEELCTLNNIDLTPSKWHAFEANIVQEQILVKGYSDVYEKEYRKKDGTVFPIELRRFLIRDDLGHPLAMWAIVRDITERKLAEKALRESEGRYRSLFENMLEGFAYCRMLFENEKPQDFVYLDVNDAFEKLTGLKDVIGKKVSEVIPGICESNPELFEIYGRVSLTATPEKFETYVDALGIWFSISVYSTEKGTFVAVFDNITERKQAEAALKESEEHNRFLAEVIEFSSQPFASGNSDGSLVFFNRAYYDLIGYSREEACRIDWIEDVTPPEYRDMEYSKLAHLAETGEPVRYEKEYIRKDGSRIPVELLAHVTKDCNAKRPQFYAFITDLSGHKAVENALRTSEAQLSNALAMAQLGHWEYDFATDLFTFNDNFYRLFRTTADQVGGYTMSSAEYVRRFVHPDDSHVIADEIRKCAEICDFSPDDLEHRTIFANGEIGYIVVRCFVTRDNNGRAVKTYGVSQDVTERKKAQESIEREKNRLKVILDVFNDGVYIVNAQRTIEYVNPVIESTFGLVNGKKCHEYIHQSPKPCPSCWTPEILAGQSAKRELHVERIGKTFEVFETPIKNDDGSVLKLVFFHDITDRKRAEEDRVRLVTAIEQAAETVVMTDTKGTILYVNPAFERTTGYSSLEAIGNNPRILKSGQHDAPFYENLWKTISSGAVWSGHFITKKKDGTLFEEEATISPVKDDSGKIVNYVAVKRDVTTEVSLQKQLLQAQKMEAIGTLAGGIAHDFNNLLQVILGYSELLLQDKREQEPDYSDLKKIFQSAQNGAELVRRLLTFSRKVEPQFAVMNLNRQIMQIDRLLQRTIPKMICINLQLSNDINEIYADATQMEQILMNLAVNARDAMPDGGKLTITTTNITLDDEYCKSYTSAVPGDYVLLTVADTGHGMDKKTIEHMFEPFYTTKELGRGTGLGLAIVYGIVSQHGGHITCYSEVGRGTEFKVYLPAIPAEIQPSTELSGEMPAFGTETVLLVDDEEFVRELGDRILSKNGYKVLTAANGMEALKAYSQHKDAIAMIILDLVMPTMGGKDCLHELRKIDPRVKVLVASGYSADATVQEVLDLGVKGFVSKPFRFKDLLRQVRKALDEP from the coding sequence ATGGTCAGATCGTTGAGCACGAAGGCATATCTGGCTTTGGCGCTCGGTCTCTTGTTTGTCGTCCTATCGGTTGTCGTGGTGATGCTGGTAAATTCCAGCATGAAACGACTTGCGCTCAACGATGCCGAACATGCGGCCGGCATGCTCCTCGATCACAATCTTGCCATCCACTCTTATTTTTCCCAAGATCTTAAGCCCCGGCTTTTCCATGATTTCAGTGCGCATTTTCCAGAAAATTACTTCGATCCGATCTGGATGTCTTCCACCTATGCCGTCAGAAAAGTTGACAAGTATTTTCATCAATTAAATAAAAACCCCTATTATTATAAAGAATGCGCCATAAATGCCCGGTCTCCTGAAAATGAAGCCGATGATTACGAAAAAGCATTCCTTGCCGATCTCCAGAACGATCCCACACTGATGACGAAAACAGCGATTCGGGTTTTTGACGACAAACCGTTCTTCACCCTCTTACGTCGCGGTGAAGTGATGGAGGAGTCTTGTCTTCGCTGTCATAGTTCCCCGGAAAAGGCGCCCGGAGACATGGTCGCACAATATGGTCCAGAGCGCAGTTTTCACAAGAAGATTGATGAAGTGGCTCAGGCGATCTCCATACGAATTCCGCTTTCGGAGGCTTTTTCGAGTGCTGCAGCATTCTCTTCCAAGCTATCGGGATTATTACTATTGGCCATGGGAAGTGGCGTATTTTTCATGTGGTTAGGTCACAGAAAGCTCATCATAAACCCCTTGTCAGAGATTCAGGAACAGGCGGTACGGATAGCGTCCGAGCACGAACATCTGGGGGACACTATTCCGGAGCCGAAAATCAGGGAACTGCGCGATCTTGTAGCAGCTTTCAACCAGATGTCCAAGGAGCTGCAAAAGACTTACCAGCAGCAAGAACAAACTATTCAAGAGCGCATGGCGGAGCTGACGAGAACAAACTTACGGCTTACTCAAGAAATTATCGAGCGCAAAACTGCTCAAGAAGCACTAAGAAATAGTGAGGAACGCTTTCGGAAGATTTTTGAACAAGGTCCAACTGGTATTGCGATTCTCGATCTGGATTTCAGGTGGGTCTCGGTCAATGCAAAACTCTGTGAAATGGTACAATATACGGAAGAGCAACTTACTGAACTCACCCTTATTGACATTACCCATCCTGACGATACTGAGATTTTTTTCCGAGAGAACAAGAAATTATTATCAGGTGAAATTACATGCAACAAAATGGCAAAACGCTGCATAAGGAAAGATGGGAAAATTCTATGGATTAACCTGACTGAGTCAATTCTTCGTGACGACCAAGGAAAGCCGCTCTACTTCTTGATCATGCTGGAAGACATCTCACACCGCAAAATGGTGGAAGAAGCATTGATCGAAAGCGAAGAAAAGTATCGTCGCTTACATGAAACACTCATAGATGCTTTCGTTTGTGTTGACATGAAAGGCCGCATTCTGGAAACGAATCAAGCGTACCAGAACATGCTGGGCTACTCTGAGGAGGAACTCTGCACACTCAATAATATAGACCTTACTCCTTCCAAATGGCACGCTTTCGAAGCGAATATAGTTCAAGAACAAATCCTGGTGAAGGGATATTCAGATGTTTATGAAAAGGAGTATCGCAAGAAAGACGGCACCGTTTTTCCTATTGAGTTGCGGAGATTCCTGATTCGAGACGACCTGGGTCATCCTTTAGCCATGTGGGCTATTGTTCGCGATATCACCGAACGAAAATTGGCTGAGAAAGCATTACGCGAAAGCGAAGGACGCTATCGCTCTCTTTTTGAAAACATGCTCGAAGGTTTTGCCTATTGCCGAATGCTATTCGAGAATGAAAAGCCCCAAGATTTTGTATATCTCGACGTAAACGATGCATTCGAAAAATTGACCGGTTTGAAAGATGTGATTGGGAAAAAAGTTAGCGAAGTCATTCCGGGAATCTGTGAATCTAATCCTGAATTGTTTGAAATTTATGGCAGAGTCTCTCTCACGGCTACTCCTGAGAAATTCGAAACATATGTGGATGCTCTGGGAATCTGGTTTTCCATTTCTGTATACAGTACAGAAAAAGGTACATTTGTCGCTGTCTTTGACAATATTACCGAGCGAAAACAGGCGGAGGCTGCATTAAAGGAAAGCGAAGAGCATAATCGTTTCCTAGCGGAGGTCATCGAGTTTTCCTCGCAACCGTTTGCATCCGGGAACTCCGATGGTAGCCTGGTATTCTTCAACCGGGCCTATTACGATTTGATCGGATACAGTAGAGAGGAAGCGTGTCGCATCGACTGGATCGAAGACGTCACTCCACCGGAGTACCGGGACATGGAGTATAGTAAGCTTGCACATCTTGCTGAAACAGGTGAGCCTGTTCGATACGAAAAGGAGTACATACGTAAGGACGGCAGCCGTATTCCGGTAGAATTACTGGCTCACGTCACAAAAGATTGTAATGCAAAGCGTCCCCAATTCTATGCTTTCATCACGGATCTCAGCGGACACAAAGCTGTCGAGAATGCACTTCGTACCAGTGAAGCACAATTGTCCAATGCACTGGCAATGGCTCAACTCGGGCACTGGGAATACGACTTCGCTACCGATTTGTTCACGTTCAATGACAATTTTTACCGGCTATTTCGCACCACAGCCGATCAAGTCGGTGGATATACAATGTCCTCAGCCGAATACGTACGTCGCTTTGTCCATCCCGACGATTCACATGTGATTGCTGACGAAATACGAAAGTGCGCAGAAATCTGTGATTTCAGCCCGGACGATCTGGAGCATCGCACTATCTTCGCTAACGGAGAAATCGGCTATATTGTCGTTCGATGCTTTGTGACCAGAGACAATAATGGCAGAGCTGTCAAAACATATGGCGTGAGTCAAGACGTAACAGAGCGAAAGAAAGCACAAGAGAGCATCGAGCGAGAGAAAAACAGGCTCAAGGTGATTCTCGATGTTTTCAATGACGGCGTGTACATCGTCAACGCTCAACGCACTATTGAATACGTTAATCCGGTAATCGAATCCACTTTCGGTCTTGTTAACGGCAAAAAGTGTCACGAGTACATTCATCAATCTCCTAAACCGTGCCCATCTTGCTGGACTCCGGAAATTTTGGCGGGTCAATCAGCGAAGAGAGAACTTCACGTAGAAAGAATCGGAAAAACATTCGAAGTCTTTGAGACCCCTATCAAGAATGACGACGGCTCTGTCTTGAAACTGGTGTTTTTCCACGATATAACAGACCGCAAGCGAGCGGAGGAAGATCGGGTCCGCCTGGTTACAGCAATTGAGCAGGCTGCGGAAACGGTTGTCATGACTGATACCAAAGGAACAATTCTCTATGTGAACCCTGCTTTTGAACGGACCACGGGATATTCAAGCCTCGAAGCAATAGGGAATAATCCTCGCATACTCAAAAGCGGTCAACATGACGCACCCTTCTATGAGAACTTGTGGAAAACGATTTCCAGTGGCGCCGTATGGAGCGGCCATTTCATAACCAAGAAGAAAGACGGCACCTTATTCGAGGAAGAGGCGACTATTTCACCGGTAAAGGATGATTCCGGCAAGATTGTCAACTACGTCGCGGTTAAAAGAGACGTTACGACGGAAGTCTCACTGCAGAAACAGCTTCTGCAAGCTCAAAAAATGGAAGCTATTGGAACTCTGGCAGGAGGCATTGCACACGATTTCAACAACCTGCTTCAGGTAATCTTGGGTTATTCTGAATTGTTACTGCAAGATAAGAGAGAACAGGAACCCGATTATTCGGATCTGAAGAAGATCTTCCAATCAGCCCAGAACGGCGCCGAATTGGTCCGGAGACTGCTCACGTTCAGCAGAAAAGTGGAGCCACAGTTCGCTGTCATGAATCTGAACAGACAGATCATGCAAATTGATAGGCTTCTCCAAAGAACCATTCCCAAGATGATCTGCATCAATCTTCAGTTATCTAATGATATCAACGAAATCTATGCCGATGCGACACAAATGGAACAGATTCTCATGAATCTAGCCGTTAATGCCCGAGATGCCATGCCGGACGGAGGAAAGCTCACCATTACCACAACCAACATCACACTCGATGATGAATACTGTAAGTCTTATACTTCAGCTGTTCCCGGAGATTATGTTTTACTGACAGTTGCGGATACCGGCCACGGAATGGATAAGAAAACCATCGAACACATGTTCGAACCGTTTTATACTACGAAAGAGCTTGGACGCGGAACAGGCCTGGGACTTGCAATAGTGTACGGAATAGTGAGTCAACATGGCGGGCACATAACCTGTTACAGCGAAGTGGGAAGAGGTACGGAGTTCAAAGTCTATCTTCCGGCAATACCTGCGGA
- a CDS encoding bi-domain-containing oxidoreductase, which yields MLQVLIKSGKAAPSEVPAPVVNPGCVLIKVVNSCISAGTELTGVQDSGKSIIRQALEQPQKVAKALNMMRSEGITRTLARIKGHFEAGSPTGYSAAGFVIGAGKGVTDLRPGDRVTAAGAGYANHAEFIDVPRNLVMRIPDSLNFPEASTVTLGGIAMQGVRRAAPALGELVVVYGVGIIGMLALRMLVLCGARVIAVDLDEKRLELARTMGAELVLNPSKDNVLTAVKNCTDGRLADIVIFCASTGNSKILTQAFALTRRKGRLVMVGVWGKELDRDDIYKKEIDFLISTSYGPGRYDADYEESGHDYPYDYVRWTENRNMTEYLRLMASGRLDVKPLIHGVYDIDRASEAYDALQSPTKPMMVLLDYGKDLPELPFELPRKVFVHAPMHSRSKGSPVRVAVVGAGSYAQSMHLPNLKELNKLFTLRAVCSRTGSNAKAVAAQYMADYATTDYDEVLADKEVDLVILCTRHHLHGPQALVALAAGKHVLVEKPLCLTQTQLNSLTDFYADSASGKEKPMLTVGFNRRFSRYADEIRRCIASRNTPLFLHYRMNAGYLPPDHWTHGIEGGGRIVGEACHIIDLFRSLTGSPVLSVSAASLHPDGHNFSGADNKIISLEYEDGSVGSIEYMAVGAKQIPKEFMEIHFDSKTIVMENYQSIKGFGVRVRNLTDSIPDKGQLPMMKRIGSYLTGTEDTWPISLLELIETTSITFAVK from the coding sequence ATGCTACAGGTCTTGATAAAGAGCGGTAAGGCAGCACCATCCGAAGTCCCTGCTCCGGTGGTTAATCCTGGCTGCGTTCTCATCAAAGTAGTGAATTCATGTATTTCCGCGGGGACCGAGCTCACAGGCGTGCAGGACAGCGGCAAATCTATAATCCGACAAGCCCTGGAACAGCCTCAGAAAGTTGCAAAGGCACTCAACATGATGCGCTCAGAGGGCATCACACGCACGCTGGCCAGAATAAAAGGACATTTTGAGGCCGGCAGTCCCACGGGTTACTCCGCAGCGGGGTTCGTAATTGGAGCTGGAAAAGGTGTAACGGACCTGCGGCCCGGAGACCGGGTGACCGCGGCCGGTGCGGGATACGCGAATCATGCGGAATTCATCGATGTACCGCGTAATCTTGTGATGCGAATTCCCGATAGCCTGAATTTTCCCGAGGCATCTACCGTGACTCTTGGCGGTATCGCCATGCAGGGAGTCCGTCGAGCGGCTCCAGCACTTGGTGAACTCGTCGTCGTTTATGGTGTGGGCATTATCGGCATGCTTGCCCTGCGTATGCTGGTACTGTGCGGAGCACGTGTCATTGCAGTGGATCTCGATGAGAAGCGTCTGGAGTTGGCCCGAACCATGGGTGCAGAGCTTGTTCTCAATCCGTCGAAAGACAATGTTCTGACTGCAGTCAAGAACTGTACGGATGGACGCCTGGCAGACATCGTTATCTTTTGTGCCTCCACCGGTAATTCGAAGATACTTACGCAAGCGTTTGCCCTGACTCGGCGCAAGGGTCGGCTTGTCATGGTGGGCGTATGGGGTAAGGAACTGGACCGTGACGACATTTACAAGAAGGAAATCGATTTCCTCATCTCCACCTCCTATGGTCCCGGCCGTTATGACGCGGATTACGAAGAAAGCGGCCATGATTATCCCTACGATTACGTCCGCTGGACGGAGAACCGCAACATGACTGAATATTTGCGGCTCATGGCATCCGGGAGACTCGATGTAAAGCCGCTCATTCATGGTGTTTACGATATAGATCGTGCGTCAGAAGCCTATGACGCTCTGCAATCACCAACCAAGCCCATGATGGTGCTCCTGGATTACGGCAAAGATTTACCCGAACTGCCCTTTGAGCTTCCACGTAAGGTGTTTGTGCATGCACCGATGCATTCCCGATCGAAAGGCTCGCCTGTGCGGGTGGCCGTCGTTGGAGCTGGCAGCTATGCTCAGAGTATGCACCTGCCAAATCTCAAAGAACTGAATAAGCTGTTTACCTTGCGTGCCGTATGCAGCCGCACAGGATCCAATGCCAAGGCTGTGGCCGCCCAGTACATGGCCGATTATGCCACTACCGATTACGACGAGGTGTTAGCGGATAAGGAGGTGGATCTCGTTATTTTGTGCACTCGCCATCACTTGCATGGACCGCAGGCTTTGGTAGCTCTTGCAGCAGGCAAACACGTTCTGGTGGAAAAGCCTCTCTGCCTCACGCAGACCCAATTGAACTCCCTGACGGATTTTTATGCCGATAGCGCTAGCGGCAAAGAAAAACCTATGTTGACTGTCGGCTTCAATCGGCGTTTCTCCAGGTATGCCGATGAGATCCGTCGATGCATCGCAAGCCGCAACACGCCTTTGTTCTTGCATTATCGCATGAATGCCGGATATCTTCCTCCTGACCATTGGACTCACGGAATTGAAGGCGGAGGCCGTATTGTGGGAGAAGCCTGTCACATTATCGATCTTTTTCGCAGCTTGACTGGTTCTCCAGTACTGTCGGTATCTGCTGCTTCGCTCCATCCCGACGGGCACAATTTCAGCGGTGCAGACAATAAAATCATCTCGCTGGAGTACGAAGACGGGTCTGTGGGCAGCATAGAATATATGGCTGTGGGAGCAAAGCAGATTCCCAAGGAGTTCATGGAAATCCATTTCGACAGCAAAACAATCGTTATGGAAAACTATCAGTCCATCAAGGGCTTCGGCGTGAGAGTCCGGAATCTAACGGATTCCATTCCCGACAAAGGGCAATTGCCCATGATGAAACGGATCGGCTCATATCTCACAGGCACCGAGGATACCTGGCCTATTTCGTTGCTGGAACTCATCGAAACCACCTCCATTACTTTTGCCGTGAAATAG